CTGATTTCTCAAGTTGTCTTAGCGTGCCAGGCGGCGTCCTGCTCTCACAGGGGGAAACCCCCAACTACCATCGGCGCTGAAGAGCTTAACGGCCGTGTTCGGGATGGGAACGGGTGTGACCTCTTCGCTATTGCCACCTGACTATGAAGTTTGAAAGAAGTGTTCTTTCAAAACTGGATAGAAGCGTTATTGTATGGGCAAAAACCTTTCGGTTACACGCCAAGTGTACATTGATTAAGTCCTCGATCGATTAGTATTCGTCAGCTCCATGCGTCGCCGCACTTCCACCTCGAACCTATCTACCTCGTCATCTTCAAGGGATCTTACTTACTTGCGTAATGGGAAATCTCATCTTGAGGGGGGCTTCATGCTTAGATGCTTTCAGCACTTATCCCGTCCACACATAGCTACCCAGCGATGCCTCTGGCGAGACAACTGGTACACCAGCGGTGTGTCCATCCCGGTCCTCTCGTACTAAGGACAGCTCCTCTCAAATTTCCTGCGCCCGCGACGGATAGGGACCGAACTGTCTCACGACGTTCTGAACCCAGCTCGCGTACCGCTTTAATGGGCGAACAGCCCAACCCTTGGGACCGACTACAGCCCCAGGATGCGATGAGCCGACATCGAGGTGCCAAACCTCCCCGTCGATGTGGACTCTTGGGGGAGATAAGCCTGTTATCCCCGGGGTAGCTTTTATCCGTTGAGCGATGGCCCTTCCATGCGGAACCACCGGATCACTAAGCCCGACTTTCGTCCCTGCTCGACTTGTAGGTCTCGCAGTCAAGCTCCCTTGTGCCTTTACACTCTGCGAATGATTTCCAACCATTCTGAGGGAACCTTTGGGCGCCTCCGTTACATTTTAGGAGGCGACCGCCCCAGTCAAACTGCCCGCCTGACACTGTCTCCCACCCGGATTACGGGTGCGGGTTAGAATTTCAACACAGTCAGGGCAGTATCCCACCAGCGCCTCCACCGAAGCTGGCGCTCCGGCTTCCAAGGCTCCTGCCTATCCTGTGCAGACTGTGCCAAAATTCAATATCAGGCTGCAGTAAAGCTCCACGGGGTCTTTCCGTCCTGTCGCGGGTAACCTGCATCTTCACAGGTACTATAATTTCACCGAGTCTCTCGTTGAGACAGTGCCCAGATCGTTGCGCCTTTCGTGCGGGTCGGAACTTACCCGACAAGGAATTTCGCTACCTTAGGACCGTTATAGTTACGGCCGCCGTTTACTGGGGCTTCAATTCAGACCTTCGCTTGCGCTAAGCCCTCCTCTTAACCTTCCAGCACCGGGCAGGCGTCAGCCCCTATACGTCGCCTTGCGGCTTTGCAGAGACCTGTGTTTTTGCTAAACAGTCGCCTGGGCCTATTCACTGCGGCTCTCTCGGGCTTGCACCCTACCAGAGCACCCCTTCTCCCGAAGTTACGGGGTCATTTTGCCGAGTTCCTTAACGAGAGTTCACTCGCTCACCTTAGGATTCTCTCCTCGCCTACCTGTGTCGGTTTGCGGTACGGGCACCTTACATCTCGCTAGAGGCTTTTCTTGGCAGTGTGGAATCGAAGACTTCGGTACTAAAATTCCCTCGTCATCACAGCTCAGCCTTAATGGAAACGGGATTTGCCTCATTTCCAGCCTGACTGCTTAAACACGCGTATCCAGCTGCGTGATCTCCTATCCTCCTGCGTCCCCCCATCACTCAAACGATGCTTGGTGGTACAGGAATATCAACCTGTTATCCATCGCCTACGCCTTTCGGCCTCGGCTTAGGTCCCGACTAACCCTGAGAGGACGAGCCTTCCTCAGGAAACCTTAGGCATTCGGTGGAAGGGATTCTCACCCTTCTTTCGCTACTCATACCGGCATTCTCACTTCCAGGCGCTCCACCAGTCCTTCCGGTCTGGCTTCACAGCCCCTGGAACGCTCTCCTACCACTGACACCGAAAGGTGTCAATCCACAGCTTCGGTGATACGTTTAGCCCCGGTACATTTTCGGCGCAGAGTCACTCGACCAGTGAGCTATTACGCACTCTTTAAATGGTGGCTGCTTCTAAGCCAACATCCTGGTTGTCTGGGCAACTCCACATCCTTTTCCACTTAACGTATACTTTGGGACCTTAGCTGGTGGTCTGGGCTGTTTCCCTCTTGACTACGGATCTTATCACTCGCAGTCTGACTCCCAAACATAAGTATCTGGCATTCGGAGTTTGTCTGAATTCGGTAACCCGGGATGGGCCCCTAGTCCAAACAGTGCTCTACCTCCAGTACTCTTCGTTTGAGGCTAGCCCTAAAGCTATTTCGGAGAGAACCAGCTATCTCCAGGTTCGATTGGAATTTCACCGCTACCCACACCTCATCCCCGCACTTTTCAACGTGCGTGGGTTCGGACCTCCAGTGAGTGTTACCTCACCTTCATCCTGGACATGGGTAGATCACCTGGTTTCGGGTCTACGACCTCATACTCATGCGCCCTATTCAGACTCGCTTTCGCTGCGGCTCCGCCTTATCAGCTTAACCTTGCATGAAATCGTAACTCGCCGGTTCATTCTACAAAAGGCACGCTATCACCCGTTAAAGGGCTCTAACTACTTGTAGGCACACGGTTTCAGGATCTCTTTCACTCCCCTTCCGGGGTGCTTTTCACCTTTCCCTCACGGTACTGGTTCACTATCGGTCACTAGGGAGTATTTAGCCTTGGGAGATGGTCCTCCCGGATTCCGACGGAATTCCTCGTGTTCCGCCGTACTCAGGATACACTCAAGAGAGAAGAGAATTTCGGCTACAGGGCTGTTACCTTGTACCGCGGACCTTTCCAGATCGCTTCACCTATCCTCTTCCTTTGTAACTCCGTATAGAGTGTCCTACAACCCCAAGAAGCAAGCTTCTTGGTTTGGGCTATGTCCCGTTTCGCTCGCCGCTACTCAGGGAATCGCGTTTGCTTTCTCTTCCTCCGGGTACTTAGATGTTTCAGTTCCCCGGGTATGCCTCCTCCTGCCCTATGTATTCAGGCAGGTGTGCCATCCCATTACGGATGGCGGGTTTCCCCATTCGGAAATCTCCGGATCAAAGCTTACTTACAGCTCCCCGGAGCATATCGGTGTTAGTCCCGTCCTTCTTCGGCTCCTAGTGCCAAGGCATCCACCGTGCGCCCTTTCTAACTTAACCTAAAATGGCGGTGTATCTTACTCGGTTTTTTGCTTTGGTCATACAATGTGTTGCTTCTATCCAGTTTTCAAAGAACAGTTTCAGTTTCGAGCTGCATCATGCAGGCTCTAGAAGGATTGAACCTTCAAAACTGAACAAAATCAAACGTCAACGTGCCAGGAACGGAGTTCCTGTTTCCGTAAATATCCTTAGAAAGGAGGTGATCCAGCCGCACCTTCCGATACGGCTACCTTGTTACGACTTCACCCCAATCATCTGCCCCACCTTCGGCGGCTGGCTCCCGTAAGGGTTACCCCACCGACTTCGGGTGTTGCAAACTCTCGTGGTGTGACGGGCGGTGTGTACAAGGCCCGGGAACGTATTCACCGCGGCATGCTGATCCGCGATTACTAGCGATTCCAGCTTCATGCAGGCGAGTTGCAGCCTGCAATCCGAACTGAGAATGGTTTTATGGGATTGGCTAAACCTCGCGGTCTTGCAGCCCTTTGTACCATCCATTGTAGCACGTGTGTAGCCCAGGTCATAAGGGGCATGATGATTTGACGTCATCCCCACCTTCCTCCGGTTTGTCACCGGCAGTCACCTTAGAGTGCCCAACTAAATGCTGGCAACTAAGATCAAGGGTTGCGCTCGTTGCGGGACTTAACCCAACATCTCACGACACGAGCTGACGACAACCATGCACCACCTGTCACCGCTGTCCCCGAAGGGAAAGCCCTGTCTCCAGGGAGGTCAGCGGGATGTCAAGACCTGGTAAGGTTCTTCGCGTTGCTTCGAATTAAACCACATGCTCCACCGCTTGTGCGGGCCCCCGTCAATTCCTTTGAGTTTCAGCCTTGCGGCCGTACTCCCCAGGCGGAGTGCTTAATGCGTTAGCTGCAGCACTGAGGGGCGGAAACCCCCCAACACTTAGCACTCATCGTTTACGGCGTGGACTACCAGGGTATCTAATCCTGTTCGCTCCCCACGCTTTCGCGCCTCAGCGTCAGTTACAGACCAAAGAGCCGCCTTCGCCACTGGTGTTCCTCCACATCTCTACGCATTTCACCGCTACACGTGGAATTCCGCTCTTCTCTTCTGCACTCAAGCCTTCCAGTTTCCAATGACCCTCCACGGTTGAGCCGTGGGCTTTCACATCAGACTTAAAAGGCCGCCTGCGCGCGCTTTACGCCCAATAATTCCGGACAACGCTTGCCACCTACGTATTACCGCGGCTGCTGGCACGTAGTTAGCCGTGGCTTTCTGGCCAGGTACCGTCAAGGTACGGGCAGTTACTCCCGTACTTGTTCTTCCCTGACAACAGAGTTTTACGATCCGAAAACCTTCTTCACTCACGCGGCGTTGCTCCGTCAGACTTTCGTCCATTGCGGAAGATTCCCTACTGCTGCCTCCCGTAGGAGTCTGGGCCGTGTCTCAGTCCCAGTGTGGCCGATCACCCTCTCAGGTCGGCTACGCATCGTCGCCTTGGTGAGCCGTTACCTCACCAACTAGCTAATGCGCCGCGGGTCCATCTGTAAGTGACAGCCGAAGCCGCCTTTCAATCAAGAACCATGCGGTTCTTAATGTTATTCGGTATTAGCCCCGGTTTCCCGGAGTTATCCCAATCTTACAGGCAGGTTACCCACGTGTTACTCACCCGTCCGCCGCTAACTTGAACAGAGCAAGCTCTGTCAAGTCCGCTCGACTTGCATGTATTAGGCACGCCGCCAGCGTTCGTCCTGAGCCAGGATCAAACTCTCCAAAAAAGTTTGACTTGCTCATTTGTTCCCATTAAAACACGGGGTGTTTTTAATGGGAGATAAAAATTTAAAACGTTGACGTTTTTATTGATTTTGTTCAGTTTTCAATGTTCAATTCGTTTTACTATCTCTGCGACAGTTAGATAATCATAACATCTGCTGTTCTCTAAGTCAATATGTTTTTTTGTGAATTTTAACACAAGACATTATGTCGCTTATTTAAAACACAATTACTACGTCTGCAAAGTCAACTGATTTTCACTGCATCCTGTCAAAGGAAGCAATGTTTCTCTATTATTCATTTGCATCGATTCTTTCTATCTTAGCGACGAATAATAATATAACACTTATTTTTCATCAGCACAAGAAGTTTTTAAAAATAAATTTATATTTTTTGATTGTATGTCTACCTTCTTCCCTCAGGACGCAAAAAAAGCTGCGGCTTTTTAATTTTCATTTCCGGGCTTGTAATTGTTAATCCCTTTTTCATGATCGTGAGTATCATCGTTATCCACCTGCAAACTCCCGTCCTGCGTAAAAACAGCCAGCGTGACATGCTTTATATCCTGTTTGCGAATCCCCCAGTGCTGAAGTTGATCAAAAAGCCAATTCTCATCCCTATTCACAAACTTTAAATTATGATGGAGGATTTCACCATCTATAATGACTGGAATCGAAACGAAAGCAGGTTTTGGAGTGAACTCTGGATCACTTGATTGTTTATTGCGATTATTTACTTTAGGAATAACGCTCACCTTTCCCGTTTCTTCCATTAGAGCAATATCAATGTCTGCGGGGTTTACAAATCCCTTAATCCGAAGCTCTCCAAGCAATTCCTCAATGGTCATTTTTACGCTTTTTAGCCCGTCTTTATCGATATCTCCCCCGCGTATTAATACAGTAGGTGTAGCGGTCAGCGTAGATTTAAACTTGTTAATAAGAATGAGCCTGGACAGTAAAAGATAAAACAAAACAACCGCAAGTGAGTACCAGGTAGCTTTCCAGGCGCTGTCTTGGGCAATTGGTTCTGATATAGCTGAACCGAGAACCGTCACAAAAACAAGATCGTAACTATGCATTTGTGAAACCGCTTTTTTGCCGGAAAGTCTTGTGAGAATATAACCTAATAATATAAGGTAAATGGGCAGTGCTATATATTTTAATATCTCCACATATCCACCTCTTCTCTTATCTTTATTTTTTACTTCAGATAAAAGGGACCTTCAGCGTTTTTCAGATGACAAAATGGCCCGTGCTGCTTTTTGTCCTGACACGACGGCTCCTTCCATTGTGGCAAAATACGGCTGCATGGTGTAATCTCCGGCAAGCAATAATCCATCAACCGGTGTAACCTGTTCAGGCCGCATCCAGTGATAGCCCGGCTCAAGAGAATGAAAGTCATCATAATGATTAATCTGGCGATAGTCGATAATATCCTCTTCAAAGTCCATGCCTAACAATTTCGCATCTTTTATAACCACCTGTAATGTTTCTTCTGGAGTCATTTCTAAAAAACGTTCAGGGTTTGACATAATAATCGATAACCTTCCCGGTACATGACGAAATGTAGAGCGGGATTGTTCGGCGAAGCTGATGAGAGAAGTCCGCGGACCAAACGTTGTAATATCTTTTGGGAGAGCAGGCTTTATTAATTCCATTTGCAGTGTTGCTGCGGACATCATCGGCAGCTCGAACATTGGCTGAAACCATGGGTGATCTTTAAACAAAGGCTTCAGCAGCTGTTTGGCAGAATTAAGGGTTGTGGCTACGACTACTTTTTTGCCATAAAAGATTCTCCCACCTTCCATCTCAACACCTGTTATGTTATTTTGCCCGTCCATGTGCAGCTTACAGACTTTATTATCTGTTTTGACAATACCGCCTTTTTTTCAATTGCTTCCGCCATCGGCTGGCACATTACGTCTGTCATACCGCCTAAAAAAGCGCCTATGCGCATTTTATAAAAGCGTTTAATGGCTGGAGCAAGCAGTCCAAAAAAGACATAAGCGGAATACCGCTCAGGCGGTAAGAAATAAAGGCCCGTACTAAAGGGTATAATAACGTTGTGAAAGGCATCTTCACTGACCTTGTGCTTTCTTGCATAGTCCCGGATATTACAGGCATCCAGCTTCTTAGGATTTGTAATAAGGTCTTTTAATCCGCTCAGAAAAAAGGAAACCAGGGAGAGCTTGTCTCTCAGCGGAAGCAATTCATTATTTCCTAGAATGCCCATGATTGTTTTTTTAGGACCAAACAGTGGTGCAGCGCCTAAGGTAATCAGCTTTTCTTTTTTTCTCACCCGTATTTCTACTTTTTCTTCCCACGTGAAAATCTCATTTAATTGAATGCCCGCTTTTCGTAACATTTTAGGCATTTCAGAATAAAAGCCGATATAGCGGTGAAACCCAGATTCCACTTTCATCCCATTATCTATATAAGAAGAAGTCCGCCCACCTACAACAGGTTCCGCTTCTAATAAAAGCACCTTTTGTCCTTTTTCCGCTAATTCTAAACCGCACGTCAGCCCTGCCAGTCCCGCTCCAATAATTACTGCATCGTATTGTTCCAATAGAAGAACCTGCCTTTTGTCTTCATTGTCTTCATTGTCTTCATTTTCTTCTTATTATTGCCTCATCATTTGCCATAATATGCGCTGGTATCCTTGTATTTAGCTCAGGCCAAAAGAAGATAACAGTATGTGTCCAGGCAGATATTTTATGATGAGAAAAAGGCAGCCAAGAATAGCTGCCTTTTTGTCAGATCCAGGTTATTCTGTTTTGTTTGAAGAATTTCTCGGCAGTGTTTCTTCATATTTTGACGGCGCTACTTCTCCCTCTTTGTACAGGTCACTCACTTGTTCATGGGTCGTAGCCAGCCCTTTTGCTGTTTCGTCATTTTTATGATAATCATTCATATTAAAATTACGAACAGGCGTTACTTGCTGCTTTTCTTTTGTCATGACAGCCCCCTCCTTTCTTTAAGCTTATTTTCTTCAAAAACATATTCCTTATTCAAAAGCTAAAAGCCCGGGCTGGAGAGCAGGGAAAAGGTTTTACGGTTGGTGGCAGAAGAATTCCGAAAGCTGGCTAACGACTCCAAAGACTCTTCTTCACAAATTGCGCACATGATCAGAAGTATCCAGCAGGATATTGAAAAAGCAAAACATTCAATTCACACAAGTACAGAAAAAGTCTTAACCGGGTTGACGTATACCGACAGTGTCAACACATCATTCGGTCACATTGAAGCCTCGATTTCCAATGTTTCCGATAAAGCAGCCGAAGTCGATGCTTCGAGCTGAAGAAATTTCTTCTTCTGCTCTTTCCTTATCCCTGTTAGCCGGAGAGCTTCAACATACGTTAACAGCCTTTAAAATGAGATAACATAATAAAAATCCCTGCTGTTACAGCAGGGATTTCCCATGTAAAAAACTTATATTTTGATCGCCGTAAATCATTTATGGCTTCTTAGTTTGCACATTTAAAATAGAGGAGTTAACTGTGTACTTTTAAAGAATTTAAACTAACCTGCTCTACTGCAGCTGCCACCCGCTCATGAACAGTCCGGTCTAATGGATGCGGAACAAGATCACCTGGCTTTGTGCAGGATGCGATGGCTTCTGCCGCTGCTACAAGCATCGGGTGCGTGACATCATTTGCTTTTGCATTCAATACGCCTCTGAAAATACCAGGGAACCCTAGTACGTTGTTGACAGAGCGTCCGTCTGCCGCGTAAGCCGCTCCGGCTTCAAGCGCTTCTGTCGGCGCAATTTCCGGATTCGGGTTTGAAAGTGCCAGAATAATCTGCCCCTGCTGCACCCATTCTTTTTTAATCAGTCCCTGCACGCCTGTTGTCGCAATGACAATATCGCACTGGCTCATAAGTCCGCCAAGGTTGTTAACCGGTGTGCCGCCGTACTGCTCGAGCCGCTGTTTCGCTTCTTCTGACAGGTCTGCCCCGTACACCGATTTTACACCGTACGCCATCAGCATGCGGCAGATCGCAAGACCGGCTGCACCGAGCCCGATCTGGCCGACTGTGGCTTCTTTCAAGTCTACGCCGGCACTTTTGCAGGCAGAGATAACAGCTGCCAGTGTCACAACCGCTGTGCCGTGCTGGTCATCGTGCATAACCGGGATATCAAGCTCTGCTTTCAGCCGCTCTTCTACTTCAAAGCAGTGCGGTGATCCGATATCTTCCAGCAGGATACCGCTGAAGCCGGGTGCGATATGCTTAACCGTCTCCACAATTTCATCCGGGTTTTTCGTATCCAGCAGGATCGGAATCGCGTTAATATCCACTAATTGATCAAACAGCGCCGCTTTCCCTTCCATGACTGGCATGCCGGCAACCGGGCCGATATCACCCAATCCTAAAATGGCCGTTCCGTCTGTGACAACCGCCACACTGTTGCCGATGTTTGTATAGATTTTCGCTTTTTCCGGCTCTGCCTGAATCACTTTGCACACATCCGCTACCCCTGGTGTGTATACACGGCTCAAGTCTGCGAGTGTCTGAATCGGCACCCGGCTTTTCATCTGTACTTTGCCGCCTTCATGGGCACGAAGCACCTCATCCGATACCGCCTGCACGCGGAACCCTTCTAGTTCGTTGATGCTTTCGATAATTTCTTTCAGCTGCTCTTCCTGTTCAATCTGTACCGTGATGTCCCGATGCGTGTAAGCCGGGCCTACTTTAATCGTTTCTACTTCCCCGATGTCCCCGCCATTTAAACCGATTGCCGTAGCCACTTTTCCAAGGCTGCCCGGAACAGACGGAATTTCAATCATCAGTGTGCGAATTAATTTGTTATATGCCATGCGTACAATTACCTCCAATTATTAAGAACATTTGCTTCCTTTATGAGTGGTTTCAATTAAAATTTTTTAAATTGGTTTTTACACGACGAAGCAGCCTGACTTTGGACAAAACAAAATCAGACTGCAAGCCATATGATATATTCTTTCCTTACTTCTTCTTCTCTATTTACGACATTGAAGAACTTTGGTCGATCGGCTGTACCTTCGCTTTTGGATTTTTTACATACCAAATGTATTTACCTGTATAACCGTAAATAATAGCCAGCAGGATGGATACAAAGCTCAGCCACATAAACGGTACATAAGCGAATGTTGACACACCTAGTATGCCAGCCATGAAAATACCGTTGTCTGACCATGGCACCATTCCAGAGGTTAACGTTCCGCCTACTTCAGAATTCCGCGCGAGTACTCTTCGGTCAATATGCAGCTTATCGTAGCTGTCCGCCATGATTTTTGGCGTTAAAATAAGCGATACATACATGGCACATCCGAAGATATTTGCCAGGAACGCTACTATCAGCGTGGAAAGTGTTACATTACCCGCCGATGTTAGAAAGCGTTCAAAAGAAGAAACGATGACTTTCAAGATTCCCAAATGCTCAAGCAGTCCGCCAAATCCAAGACCTAAAATGATCACAGCGACAGAGCTGAGCATTCCTTCAATGCCGCCGCGGTTTAACAGCTGATCGGTAAATTCAATGCCTGTGCTGATACTAAAGCCGCTGTACGCTGTCGCCACCGCATCTATAAAAGACATGCCCTGGAAAACGGAAGCCCAGACTGCCCCCAGGAGCGATCCTGCTGCAATAGTAGGTAAAGACGGCTTTTTAAGGGCAAGCATTAAAATAACGAACAAAGCCGGTGCGAGCATCCAGATATGGATATCAAATTCTTGAAGAAGCGCATTTTTTAAAAACTCGACTTTTTCAAGGTCTGTATTTTTGCCGCTGTAGATAAATCCAGCCCCTGTAAAAAGAGCAGCGGTAATCAAGTAAGCCGGTATATCCAGATACAGCATGGCACGCACATGGGCCATGACCTCTACTTTTGACATAGAGGCAGCCAAAATCGTGCTGTCTGACAGCGGCGAAAGCTTGTCCCCAAAATACGCACCGGAAAGCACTGCACCGGCTACAAGCGGAAGCGGCATGCCAAGCCCTTCACCAATGGCCATCATCGCAATACCAGCTGTTCCTACCGTTCCCCATGATGTTCCGGTCGCTAACGACGTGACTGAACAAATCAGAAGCGTTGCCAGCAAAAAGATGCTTGGGTGAATCATTTCGAGACCATAGTAGATCAGTGTAGGAACGACTCCGCCGGCAATCCACGTACCGATCAGCGCACCTACCGCGATTAAAATCAAAATAGCTTCGAGTCCGTTGGAAATTCCTTTTGTAATCGCTCCCTGCAAGTCCTGGTAGCGATGTCCCAGCCTCGTGCCAAGTATCATCACTAAAAACCATGAAATAAATAAAGCTAATTGAATCGGCAGATCATATAGTGCTGTAAAAGAAAAAACAATGGCTAGAAACAATCCAAGTGTTACAATGATTTCCCACATAAATGGCAGTCTAATTGTCTTCATCTTGTTCTCCTGTCCCCTTTTACCGGCTTGTATGCACTTTTACTTACTTTTGTGCGATCAATTCACTTCCGGCAATACCTGGTTTTGTCATTTCGTACGGATTTAAAATAAGATCCAGCTCTCGTTCTGTAAGCAGTCCTTTTTGGAGACAAAGCTCACGTACGGATTTCCCGCTCAGTACAGCTTCTCTTGCGATCTGAGACGTTGTTTCATAGCCCAGATGAGGGTTGATGGCGGTAATGACTCCTACACTTTGCTCGACATATTCTCTTAAGTGTTGTTCATTCGCTTCAATTCCCTCTACACAGTAGCTTGTAAAGCTTTGGAATCCATTGTTCATAATGCTGATGGACTGCAGGAGATTGAAAACAAGCACCGGCTCCATAACATTTAGCTCAAGCTGACCTGCTTCTGAAGCAAGACAAATGGTGTGGTCATTTCCGATTACTTGGAAAGCAATCTGATTAATCAGCTCGGCCATAACCGGATTTACTTTACCTGGCATGATGGATGAGCCTGGCTGACGGGCCGGCAGCGTGATTTCACCCAGCCCAGCACGCGGGCCAGAAGCCATAATCCGCAAATCATTTGCGATTTTGGACATATTCATCATGCATACTTTTAAAGCCGCCGATACTTCTGTGTACGCATCTGTATTTTGTGTTGCATCCACCAGATGTTCAGCACTCACAAGAGGAAGACCGCTGATCTCTGCCAGGTGCTTGACTACATTTTCAATATAGCAAGGGTCTGCATTTAAGCCGGTGCCGACAGCGGTTGCTCCCATATTCACTTCATAAAGGTGCTGACGGGCCTGGGCAATCCGCTTAATATCGCGTCCAATAACACGGCTGTACGCTTCAAATTCCTGCCCGAGACGGATTGGCACAGCATCCTGGAGGTGCGTGCGTCCCATTTTAATTACATGGTCGAACTGTTCTGCTTTACTGTGGAAAGCAGTCAGCATCCGCTCCATTGTCACAAGGAGCTTTTCCAATAAATTCAAAGTTGAGATATGAATAGCTGTTGGAAATACATCATTTGTTGACTGTGACATATTTACATGACTATTTGGGCTTAACTCATGATAGGCTCCTTTAGGATGACCCATAATTTCTAGAGCCCGGTTGGCGATGACTTCGTTCGTATTCATATTCATGGACGTACCTGCGCCGCCTTGAATTGGATCGACGATAAAATAGTCATGCCATTGGCCGGCAAGAATTTCTTCGGCCGCTTCGATAATCGCAGCACCTTTTTCTTTTTGCAGGCGCCCTGCATCCATATTCGCAGCTGCGGCTGCTTTTTTAATCATCGTTAGTGCCCGAATCATTTCCTCATGAATTTTATAACCGGTGATTGGAAAATTCTCAACCGCCCGCAATGTTTGAATGCCATAATATACATTGGCTGGCAGTGCTTTTTCACCGAGAAAATCCCTTTCTATACGATACGCATTTTCTTTTTCCACGCTAGTTCCCGCTTTCATATTTGATTTTAAACCATTAAATCGTTAGCAATCGGTGTTTCCATC
The genomic region above belongs to Domibacillus sp. DTU_2020_1001157_1_SI_ALB_TIR_016 and contains:
- a CDS encoding YozQ family protein, whose amino-acid sequence is MTKEKQQVTPVRNFNMNDYHKNDETAKGLATTHEQVSDLYKEGEVAPSKYEETLPRNSSNKTE
- a CDS encoding NAD-dependent malic enzyme, which encodes MAYNKLIRTLMIEIPSVPGSLGKVATAIGLNGGDIGEVETIKVGPAYTHRDITVQIEQEEQLKEIIESINELEGFRVQAVSDEVLRAHEGGKVQMKSRVPIQTLADLSRVYTPGVADVCKVIQAEPEKAKIYTNIGNSVAVVTDGTAILGLGDIGPVAGMPVMEGKAALFDQLVDINAIPILLDTKNPDEIVETVKHIAPGFSGILLEDIGSPHCFEVEERLKAELDIPVMHDDQHGTAVVTLAAVISACKSAGVDLKEATVGQIGLGAAGLAICRMLMAYGVKSVYGADLSEEAKQRLEQYGGTPVNNLGGLMSQCDIVIATTGVQGLIKKEWVQQGQIILALSNPNPEIAPTEALEAGAAYAADGRSVNNVLGFPGIFRGVLNAKANDVTHPMLVAAAEAIASCTKPGDLVPHPLDRTVHERVAAAVEQVSLNSLKVHS
- a CDS encoding methyl-accepting chemotaxis protein, with the translated sequence MAEEFRKLANDSKDSSSQIAHMIRSIQQDIEKAKHSIHTSTEKVLTGLTYTDSVNTSFGHIEASISNVSDKAAEVDASS
- the nhaC gene encoding Na+/H+ antiporter NhaC gives rise to the protein MKTIRLPFMWEIIVTLGLFLAIVFSFTALYDLPIQLALFISWFLVMILGTRLGHRYQDLQGAITKGISNGLEAILILIAVGALIGTWIAGGVVPTLIYYGLEMIHPSIFLLATLLICSVTSLATGTSWGTVGTAGIAMMAIGEGLGMPLPLVAGAVLSGAYFGDKLSPLSDSTILAASMSKVEVMAHVRAMLYLDIPAYLITAALFTGAGFIYSGKNTDLEKVEFLKNALLQEFDIHIWMLAPALFVILMLALKKPSLPTIAAGSLLGAVWASVFQGMSFIDAVATAYSGFSISTGIEFTDQLLNRGGIEGMLSSVAVIILGLGFGGLLEHLGILKVIVSSFERFLTSAGNVTLSTLIVAFLANIFGCAMYVSLILTPKIMADSYDKLHIDRRVLARNSEVGGTLTSGMVPWSDNGIFMAGILGVSTFAYVPFMWLSFVSILLAIIYGYTGKYIWYVKNPKAKVQPIDQSSSMS
- a CDS encoding FAD-dependent oxidoreductase produces the protein MDGQNNITGVEMEGGRIFYGKKVVVATTLNSAKQLLKPLFKDHPWFQPMFELPMMSAATLQMELIKPALPKDITTFGPRTSLISFAEQSRSTFRHVPGRLSIIMSNPERFLEMTPEETLQVVIKDAKLLGMDFEEDIIDYRQINHYDDFHSLEPGYHWMRPEQVTPVDGLLLAGDYTMQPYFATMEGAVVSGQKAARAILSSEKR
- a CDS encoding FAD-dependent oxidoreductase, whose product is MEQYDAVIIGAGLAGLTCGLELAEKGQKVLLLEAEPVVGGRTSSYIDNGMKVESGFHRYIGFYSEMPKMLRKAGIQLNEIFTWEEKVEIRVRKKEKLITLGAAPLFGPKKTIMGILGNNELLPLRDKLSLVSFFLSGLKDLITNPKKLDACNIRDYARKHKVSEDAFHNVIIPFSTGLYFLPPERYSAYVFFGLLAPAIKRFYKMRIGAFLGGMTDVMCQPMAEAIEKKAVLSKQIIKSVSCTWTGKIT
- a CDS encoding DUF421 domain-containing protein, encoding MEILKYIALPIYLILLGYILTRLSGKKAVSQMHSYDLVFVTVLGSAISEPIAQDSAWKATWYSLAVVLFYLLLSRLILINKFKSTLTATPTVLIRGGDIDKDGLKSVKMTIEELLGELRIKGFVNPADIDIALMEETGKVSVIPKVNNRNKQSSDPEFTPKPAFVSIPVIIDGEILHHNLKFVNRDENWLFDQLQHWGIRKQDIKHVTLAVFTQDGSLQVDNDDTHDHEKGINNYKPGNEN
- the aspA gene encoding aspartate ammonia-lyase → MEKENAYRIERDFLGEKALPANVYYGIQTLRAVENFPITGYKIHEEMIRALTMIKKAAAAANMDAGRLQKEKGAAIIEAAEEILAGQWHDYFIVDPIQGGAGTSMNMNTNEVIANRALEIMGHPKGAYHELSPNSHVNMSQSTNDVFPTAIHISTLNLLEKLLVTMERMLTAFHSKAEQFDHVIKMGRTHLQDAVPIRLGQEFEAYSRVIGRDIKRIAQARQHLYEVNMGATAVGTGLNADPCYIENVVKHLAEISGLPLVSAEHLVDATQNTDAYTEVSAALKVCMMNMSKIANDLRIMASGPRAGLGEITLPARQPGSSIMPGKVNPVMAELINQIAFQVIGNDHTICLASEAGQLELNVMEPVLVFNLLQSISIMNNGFQSFTSYCVEGIEANEQHLREYVEQSVGVITAINPHLGYETTSQIAREAVLSGKSVRELCLQKGLLTERELDLILNPYEMTKPGIAGSELIAQK